The window TCAGGGGTCATCGAGCAAACCTCCAGCGCGATTTCTTTCTGAACTGGCACGGCTTGTGCAATCGGCGTGCCTTTGCGGATCACCCCTTCGAAACCCGGCTTTAGCAGCGCAGGGAAATGCACGTACCCATCCTTGAACCCGTCACAATCAACAACACCGCCCAAGGTTGTGAACGGTAAATCTGGGTAGCCTTGCGGATGTATAAACATCAATGACCACTCTGATGGCGTTTCGAGTGTCCAGTAATTGATGAATTTCAGGATCAGCTCACGCTGCGCATAAGGTGTTCCGTCAGCTTGTTCTGGCACATGCACACCAATTGGCGCGCGGCTGATGTCAGCGTCTGGCAGGACTGGCGGCTTCCACGCCCATGACACCTCTCCCGCTTGCACAGTGATATCGGTCGGGCAAAGGATCAGCACGCCAAGGCGCATCATATCAATAATTGGCGGGCAATGTTTGAGTGTGCGAACCGCCGCCCCGCCCAGGGTTTCCCCCGCCACCTCTGCTGGCATTGTCGCCATCCACGCCGGAAGCGCCATGGAAGCGGGAATTGGTTTGGGCAACAGCGATTCAAGCAGCGGATGGCAACGTGCGGTGATTTTCATAACAGACGATCAGCGCATTTCGCGGCGGGACACAGCAGCATGCGCAAGCGCCGCCACCACAGTGATGAGGATAATCACCGTACCAACCGCATTGATCACCGGAGGATGCCCGTTCGGGTTCCGGCTCATCGCTCCGATCTCGGTCGCGAAGGTACAAGCGCCGCCTTTTGCGAACATGGTGGTGTTGTAGTTTTCTATCGAAGACAGCAGCGCAATCACCGCAGCCGAGGCAAGCGCGGGCAGCAAGAACGGCAGCGTGATCCGGCGGAACACATGGAAAGGAGATGCCCCGAGATCAAGGGCAGCTTCCTCAAGCTCGATAGGTTGCCGTTGCAGGCGCGCCATCAAGATCAGCAGCGGATACCCCGCAACAAATGTGACCTGCGCCATCATAACGGTGAACAATCCGGCGCCCACACCAAGCCGCCCCCAGAAAACTAAAGCCGACAATCCCAAAATAATGCCGGGTGCAAGCATCGGTGACAACAGAACCCACCAAAGCAACCCGTTTGCACGCCCCCGCCAGCGCGTCAGCAGCACCGCCCCCGACAAGCCAAGCAGCAAAGATAGCGGCACCACGATAGCAGCAACCTGAAGCGAGTTGCCAAAGCAGGCGACAAAGCGGTCGCGGTCCAACGCCCGCAGGACAGGGTCGGCACGAATGTCAGCCTCCGACATCCAGAAAAACGCGTACCATTTGCCCGTAAACCCGCGCCAATCCGTCACCGACGGGGGCGAAACGTCATTGAACGATGTGACGATCATCAAAATCAAAGGTGCAAACATGAAGGCAATGAAAGCCCACATATAACCGTTCAATATGCGCTCAGATGTCATTGTACCCTCGCAAAGTCTTTGAGGCGCGTGCGCATTACCCACATGAAAACCGCCACGATCACAAAGCAAACCAATGTGTAGGAAAAGCTGTAGGCCGCACCGATGTTGGAATTTTCCGCCTCAAAAAACTTGTTATAGATTGTTTGACTGAACCATTCGGATTGCAGCCCGCGGCTGATGATCCGGGGCACCGAAAAGGCACCTGCCGCCAGCATGAAAGTCGCAATGCAGCCGACTGCGATACCGGCTTTGGAATGGGGCATAGTAATGCGCCAGTGTACCCGCGCAGTTGAAGCACCCATATCACGGGCCGCCTCTATCTGGTTGCGGTCCAACGTATTCATCACGTTGTAGATCGGGAACACCATGAACAAGACATAGGTGTAAACGATCACGACAAACACAGTCAGGGCCGAGCGTTTGAATTGGATCGGCTCTGTGATCGCGCCGACCCATAGCAGCACTTCATTGATCAGCCCACGATTGTCGATGATGGAAGTCCACGCGTAGATACGCATCAATTCGACAATGGCATAGGGGATGATCAGACCCAGCATAAGCCAGACAGCGCGTTCGGGTGTTGTCGCCAAGGCGACTTTATAGGCAATGGGGTAACAGACGATCAGGGACAACAAAGTTGCGCAGATGGCAAAGAACAGCGTTCGCGCCAGAACTTCCAGACCAATCCGCTGATAGCTATTGCCGTCTTTTGTGAACCGCAGACCGATAAGGCTCAGCGCTTTGGATGCCCAGGCGGCATCGCTTTGGGCTTGGGCTTCGGCGGTACGGGGGATCATCACAGGCTTGCCGATCGCCGTGAAATTGCCGAACCCCAACTGAGAGGCATTCGCCTCTGCTTCTTGCAGAGTAGTGTAGAGCTGCGCGGCGATCTGTTCGATCTGGCGAGCCGTCTCTATCTGGTCGGGGATAGGCGCGTCTGCCGGGACGCTCAGCGCGGGTAGGTCATAAAGCTGGTCCAGAAAGGCGCGCTCACCACTTTCGCGGACCATCTTGCGGTGGGTGGTCGCCCGGTCGCATTGCAAGATATAGGGCCGTGCAGCACCTGCATTCAGCGTGGGCGAAGCCATGCCTGACATCGAAGGAATCGCCATGCCGGTTGCCGAAGGAATGGCCACCCCACCGCTTTCTGCGGAAGCCTCCGTTGGCTCCAGATAATGCCCAAGGATGTTCACGCAATTGGCCGCGTCACGTTCCAATGATCCTGCAACAGAACTGTCCAGCTGGCGCGCGGGTTTGGTCATTGCACGTTCAAGCATCGCCAGTTGTGGCAGGATGATCAGGACCAGCGCCCATGCAACTACACAGGCGAAGAAAATCGCCGTCAGACCTTTGCCAAAGCTTTGGAAGAGGCCGTTCATTGTGCTGCGATGTCCTGTCCGGTGCGCGCGACAGGGCCAACCGGCAGAATTGTCGCCTTTTGCGGGGCAAAGCCGATTTGCAGTTCTGCCCCCTGCATCGCCTCGATCTCACCCGTGTTCGGCACATACATCGCCATTTCGGCGCCGGACGTGGTCGCCATAAGTAAATTCACAAACGGCCCTTCAAGGTCTCTGCGCAGGACGCGCGCTGACACCATGTTTTTCGACGGCTCAAAGCCAACATTTTCAGGCCGAACAAAAAGAATGGCGTCCTCGCCTATGGAAAGGCCTTTGGGGTTTTGCCCTAGAAAACGGCCGTGTGGCGTATCGATATGGGCCATATTTCCATCTACCGCACTGATCAAACCAGCAAGCTGGTTCGCCTCACCCACGAAGGACGCTGAAAACGCCGAGACTGGGTTGGAATAGATGTGATCTGCGGTGCCAACCTGTTCAATACGACCTGCGTTCATGACGGCAATCCGGTCCGACATTGTCAGCGCTTCTCCCTGATCGTGGGTGATGTAGATAAACGTGACACCAGTTTTCTTTTGAATATTTCGCAGCTCTGCGCGCATATGTTGCCGCAGCTTGAGGTCCAGCGCCGAGAGCGGCTCATCCAGCAAAAGCACCGACGGATCGACAGCCAGAGCGCGCGCAATCGCAACACGTTGCCGTTGACCACCCGAAAGCTCACCCGGTTTCTTGTCAGCCTGATCGGACAGCGCCACCAGATGCAGCAATTCCTCAGCCTTCGCACGACGATCACGCTTGGACACGCCGCGCGCCTCAAGGCCAAAAGCCACGTTTTCCCAAACCGGCATCAGAGGGAACAGCGCGAGGTTCTGAAAGATTAACGCAGTCTCACGCGTGTTTGGGCCCAAGCCTGTCTGATCTTGATCACCAATAAGGATACGCCCCGACGAAGGCTGCACAAACCCTGACACCGAACGCAGAATTGTTGTTTTACCACATCCAGAAGGCCCCAGAATGGAAAAGAACTCTCCTGCCTCCACCACCAGATTGGTGCGCTGAACAGCCGTAAAGCCGTTTGGGTAAGTGACCTCCAATTGGTCCAGCGTAACTGATTTTCCGCGCATTTTGTCCCCGCACAATCGAAAAGCAGCCCCGGTCGCGCCGGAGCCGCCCTTTGTCATCCTTGGCCAGAGTTAGGCGTTGGTCATGATCTCTACGAATTCGTTGCGCACGGGCGCAAAGAACGGCGTATCCGCCTGCCACCACCACATGTTGCCAAGAACCTCTGCGGTGTAGACTTCGTTGAACTGCTTCTTGTATTCGTCCGAAGCGAATTCCGCAGCACCAGCAACGGCGGAATTATACCCCGTGTTGTTGGAGAACATGCCGCCGGTTTCAGGCTTGAGCATGAAATTCATAAAGGCGACTGCCTGCTCTGGGTTTTCGGATTGCTTGAGCATGCCGAAGCTGTCGAGCCATGTGATGATGCCCTCTTTTGGTGCGCGGTAGAGGAAATCGGGATTGTCACGGTTCAACAACAGACCCGTGGTGTCCCATGTCTGACCGATAATCGCACCAGCCTCCGTAAAGGCCGAGGACGCTTCGGTTGCGTTGTTCCAGAAGGCGCCAAAGTTCTCTTTACGCTCGAGAATCCACTGGGTGACTGCACCCCAGACGCGGCGGGCGTCCTCTTCGGATTTGTAGACGTCCAGCATCCGGTTGGACGGCACTTCGCCCGTAGCATCCAGATAAAGGCCCGTGCCCATGATTACAGATTTCTGCCGGAACGCAGCTTTGCCCTTGGCGGCATCGGCCCAGAGATCACCGTAGGATACGGTGCCATCGACGGGCATCTTTTCTTTGTTGTAGGTCACGCCTTCGGTGCCCCAATCCAGAGGCAGCAACACCTGTTCGCCCTTGATCACACCACCCAGCGACGCGCTGTCGCGCAGAAAGGAGGGGATCACGTTGCCCACGTTCACACCCGCAGGGACCGGCGCAAAATAGCTATCCCCGTTGTCGTCAAGATAACCTGCAGAGTTCGTGATTGACGGGGTCACAATGTCGAACCCCTTGCCGCCGTTGGCGCGGATCGTGCTTTCAGCTTCATCATTGGAGCCGAACGTTGTCAGCTCAAGCTTGATGCCGGTGTCTTTCTCGAACGCCTCGACCATGTTGGGCTGGATGTAATCCCCCCATGCCAGCACCTTGACGCTGCCAGAAGACGCAAGCGCATCGCTGGCTTTAAGGATCATTGGCGCGGCCAAGCCTGCTGCGGAAATTTTCAGAACGGAACGACGGCTGAATGACATGGTATCCCCCAAGAGTATTAATGCCCTGATTGGGCTGAGGACCTCAGACCATCGAAAGATCACAGGCAAACTGCAGTTTTGTGAACATTTTGTGACCACTAGGTGCAGCGTTGGGTCACCCCGTCAACGCACCCCGCGCCCGTCTGCTTGCACATCACATCGAGATCGCCTGACTGCGCTTGATTTCCCGCAAGACAACATTGGTCTGGGCACTTGCCACTGCGGGCAGATTGAACAGGAAGTCTTCAAGAAACAGATTGTAGGCCGCTATATCGCGACACAATACCCGCAAGTAATAGTCTGCCTGCCCCGTTGTGGCATAGCAGTCTTGAACCTCCGGGCGCGCTTCGACTGCCGCAACGAAACCGGCAAGATGTTCAGGGTTGTGTCGGGTGAGGTGCACGTGCACCAACGCCTGAAACGTGAACCCAACCCCTTCGGCAGATATCTCTGCCCGGTAGCGCTTGATGATGCCTTCATCCTCGAAAGTGCGGACCCGCCGCCAACATGCCGAGGCAGACATACCAACTTTTTCCGCCAATTCTGCATTGGATAACCGGCAGTCAGCTTGCAGTAGCGACAAAATAAGTCTGTCTCGCGCATCAATCTGCATACGGGTATTCCCTCCACCTTTTACCTCAAAACCGAATAAAATATCCGGCAAATACTGATTTTTACTGAATTTAGATCAAGAATTCCAGCAGAACTCGGTAGAATGGCGAAAACACCTTGGATGGCCGATATGACTGACGAATCCCACCACTTTAAGACCTACGAACTGTCTGACCGATACACGCTTGAAAAAGGGCGGGTTTTCCTGACGGGAACTCAGGCATTGGTTCGTATCATGCTGGATCAGGCACGGCGTGATAGCTCGGCGGGGCTCAATACCGCCGGGTTCATCTCCGGTTATCGCGGGTCGCCGCTGGGCGGCCTTGATCTGGAACTGTGGCGCGCCCGCCCCGAGGTGGCCAAACACAACATCACCTTCATGCCTGCGGTAAACGAAGACCTTGGTGCAACGGCAGTTCTGGGTGCTCAACAGGCGGTGCTTGACCCCGACACCGAGGTCGAGGGCGTGTTTTCGATGTGGTACGGCAAAGGCCCCGGCGTAGACCGGTCTGGCGACGCTTTGCGCCATGGCAATGCCTATGGTTCTGCCCCCAAAGGCGGTGTTCTGGTGGTCGCGGGGGACGACCACGGCTGCGTGTCCTCTTCTATGCCGCACCAATCGGACGTGGCGTTCATGACATGGTTCATGCCCACGCTGAATCCGGCCGATGTATCCGAGTATCTTGCCTTTGGTGAATACGGCATCGCGCTTAGCCGCTTTTCCGGCACATGGGTCGGGTTCAAAGCGATCTCTGAAACTGTCGAGAGCGGCAGATCCGTGGACCTTTCTCCCGATCGCACATTTTCGCTGCCACACATCGATGTGCCCCTTGGCGGCCTGCATATCCGCAGCTCGGACTTGCCGAGCCCTGAAATTGAAACCCGCATAGAGTACAAGCTTGATGCCGTAGAAGCCTTTGTCGAAGCGAACCCGATTGATCGGCGCATTTATGACATTGATGATGCGGCATTTGGCATTGTGACCACCGGAAAAGGTCACCTAGACCTGATGGAAGCCCTGCGTCTGCTTGGCCTAGATGAGGCGGCCTGTCGGCGGTTGGGCATCGACGTCTACAAGGTCGGCATGGTCTGGCCGTTGGCGCGACGTGACGCCTTGGCCTTTGTGCGCGGAAAGCGCGAAGTTCTGGTTATCGAAGAAAAGCGTGGCATCATCGAAAGCCAGCTTAAGGAATATTTTTATGACTGGCCCGGCGACAAACCCCATACGATGGTCGGAAAGCACCGTTCAGCAGGTGATCCCTTACTGCCGTGGACAGGTGAGCTGAGCCCACTGAAGCTGGTGCCTATTCTGGCCGAACGGCTGAACGCCTTCTTTCCAGAGGAGGACCTTGCGGAAAAGGCCCGCATGCTTACCGAAAAACCTCCGGTTCTGTTGAATGTGCCCGGCGCAACGCGCACCCCCTATTTCTGTTCTGGTTGCCCCCACAATACATCAACGAAAGTTCCCGAAGGCAGCAAAGCCGCGTCGGGCATCGGATGTCATGTCATGGCAAGCTGGATGGACCGAGACACGGCTGGCTATGCGCAGATGGGCGGCGAAGGGGTGCCAAATGTAGCTGTGTCAAAGTTCAACGGCGGCAAACATATCTTCCAGAATCTGGGCGAAGGGACGTGGTATCATTCCGGCTCTCTCGCCATCCGGCAGGCTGTCGCCGCAAAATCGAACATCACCTACAAGATCCTGTATAACGATGCGGTTGCCATGACCGGTGGCCAGCCTGTCGATGGCCCCGTCAGCGTGACCGGCATTGCCCAGAGCTGCCGCTCTGAAGGGGTCGAACGCATCGCGCTGGTCTCTGACGATATCGACAAATTCCAGCGCGCCGATTTTCCTGCGCGCACCAGTTTTCATCCGCGTGAAGAACTGGACGCTGTGCAGAGAGAACTACGCGACGTGCCCGGGGTGACCGTCCTGATCTACGAGCAGACCTGCGCCACAGAAAAGCGCCGACGCCGCAAACGCGGAAAGATCGAAGACCCCAAGCGGTTCGCCTTTATCAACCCTGCTGTATGCGAAGGCTGCGGTGATTGCTCGGTAGAAAGCAACTGTCTGAGTATCGAGCCGCTGGAGACCGAATTCGGGCGCAAGCGCCAGGTGAACCTATCCACCTGCAACAAGGATTTTTCCTGTCTGAACGGCTTTTGCCCCAGCTTTGTGACTGTAGAAGGGGCTGTGCGCCGCAAGAAAACAGGCACCAAAGTGGATTTACCCGCCCTGCTGGCCGCAGTCCCGACGCCGCAGCTACCACCGCTCGATACGCCTTTTGATCTGCTGGTCACTGGCGTAGGCGGCACAGGCGTTGTCACGGTTGGCGCGCTGATTACCATGGCTGCCCACTTGGAAGGCAAAGGGTCAAGCGTGCTCGACTTTACGGGTTTTGCGCAAAAGTTCGGCACGGTCCTGAGTTATGTGCGGATCGGGGCAAGCCCTGATGCGATCAATCAGGTGCGTGTCGATGCTGGATCGGCTGATGCCGTGATCGGATGTGACGCGGTGGTTTCTTCAGCGCCGCGCGCCTCTGCCCACTACCGCAAGGGCGCACCGGTGGTATTGAACACCGCCGAGATGCCGACTGGTGATCTGGTTCTTCACCGCGACGCGCGACTGAACATAGACCAGCGTGAAGCGGCCATTCGCAGGATCGTCGGTGACGACTACGTCTGGGGCCTGAATGCCAACGCGCTGGCGGAGGAGCTTTTGGGTGACAGCGTTTTCGCCAACATCATTCTTCTGGGTTATGCTTGGCAGAAGGGGCTTGTTCCCGTCAGCGAAGCCGCGATGAAACAGGCCATAACACTGAACGGCGTTGCGATTGAAAGCAATGCACGCGCGTTCGATTTCGGCCGCATCCTTTCCACCAATCCCCAAGCATTGCTTCCCCAATCGGCCCCTGCGCCGACTCCAACGCTCCGGTCATTGCGCGCACGCCACTTGGAATTCCTGACCGAGTATCAGGACGCTGAATATGCGAAACGCTATGAAACAACGATCACCCGCTTTCATGATGCGCTTCCGGCAGCACATGCAGACGACCTGTCCTTGATTGCGGCAAAGTCGTTGTTCAAGCTGATGGCTGTCAAAGATGAATTTGAAGTGGCCAGACTGCACGCCCAACCTGAATTTATGGCGAAACTTGCCGAGGAATTCGAGCCAGGCTTCAAGATCAACTACCACATGGCGCCGCCCCTAATGTCGCGCCGGAAAGATGCACGTGGCCGCCCCGTAAAGCGCAGCTTTGGCCCATGGCTCACCCCTGCACTGCGCGGTCTGGCGCGGCTGAAATTCCTGCGTGGCACTATGTTTGATGCATTTGGTTATATGGATGAGCGGAAAGAGGAAACGGCGCTGATCGTCTGGTTTGAAGATGTTTTGTCGGCCCTGCCTCGCCTCGTGACCACGCAAACAGTTGAAGATGTCGGCACCATTCTGAAAACTCCGCTAGAATTTCGCGGCTATGGCCCCGTAAAGGAGGATGCTGTGCGCAAATACAAACCTGTCGCTGACGATCTGTTGGCGTCTCTCGAAAAGGCCGACGAAAGCACCACATGAACCATCAGCGCAACTACCGAGAGGGCGCTTATTGCTTTTAAGCTGCGCAAGCAGCCAACAAGAGCCCCCCGTTGATATCCACGCCGCAAACCACTGCGGTCGACCGGAGATTTGACAATCACATGGGCCGCGGTCAGCCGTTCGGGCGCACCCGTGCTGCGCTTTTGTCAGCAAACGCGGCAAGACGTTCGCGCGCGTCTGGCTGCGTATTGACCACACCGGCGACAACAGCCTCGGCGTAGGCGGCATCCATTGCCGACATGTTTTGCATGTGGCTAACAGCCGAACAAATCGCGAAATTGGAAAGTGGAAGGTTTTGCGCTGCTTTGCGGGCCAAATCCATCGCCGCATCAAGGCTGGAGCCTTCGACAATATATTGCGCCAAGCCAAGATCGACCGCTTCCTGCCCCTGATAGACACGGCCGGTCAGCATCATATCAATCATGCGTGCCTTGCCGACCAAATCCGTCACGCGGATCGTCGCACCACCTCCGGTGAACAGGCCCCGTTGCCCTTCTGGCAGGGCGAAATACGCGGTCTGGTCCATGACGCGTACATGTGCCGAGCTTGCCAGTTCAAGACCACCGCCAACTACTGCGCCGTGCAGCGCGGCGATGACGGGCACACCGCCGTATTCCATCTTGTTGAACGCTTCGTGCCAGCGCAGGCACAAATGCATGAAATCCGCAGGGCTGCGATCCTCTTGATGATGTTCAACCAGATCAAGGCCAGCGCAGAAGTGATCACCGGCCCCCGCCAACACAATCGCCCGCACACCCGCACGCGGAGCCACCGAGAAGAATTCGACCAGTTCTTCGATCGTTTCAGCATTAAGCGCATTGCGTTTTGAAGGACGATTTAATGTCACTACCCAAACCCCGTCATCATGCGCAACAATATCAAGGTTTGTGTAACGGGAAGGGTCGATACGGGGTGTCATGCGAGCATCCTTTGCACAGAGTGAGTAATTGAGATTTCTCTTTCTGCCAGATACCGTGTTGAGTTAGGGGTGTCTATCGCACCTATGGACGCAAACCATTCAAAAAGTGACAGTTCAGACTTTATGAAGCACAGATTGGTATCCTCCCCCCATGACACAGTTCTACCGACTGTCTCACGCGCGTTTCTGGATGACTGGTTGTCTGTACTGCATCACAAATGCACGCCGGATCAATTGATACGCTTTCTGGATAAGACCAGTCTTGCTGACGTTTCCCACCCGCTGGCCCGTGTCACCCACGACCAGATTGTGCGCCTCTACCAACTGGTCGCCATTGAGACCGGAGACGAGATGATGGGGCTCTGGAGCCGCCCGATACGGTCAGGCGCGCTAAAGCATCTTTGCGCGACCGTGCGAGATGCCTCATCCCTTTCCGCAGCTTTGTTTCGATTTACCACTTTCTGGAACCTGCTGTTGGATGACTACACCCTCGTGTTGGAAGACAGTGGGGACACGTTAAAAATATCTCTTATCCCGCGCGCCAGTGCACCTGCGCAAAGGTTTGGCCATATGCTGTTGCTCAAACTGGTGCATGGTATTGGTTCATGGCTAACAGGAAGAGAGCTGCCCGTAATCAGCGTAGATTTCGCCTTCGCCCGACCTGACTTTGCCGAAGACTATGCCATCCTCTTTCCCGCGCCGGTCCGCTTTGGAGTTGCCCATTCGGCGATCGCCTTTGACATTGGACTTGCTGATTTGCCCGTTGCCCGCAGCAACGACGAGATGCAAGAATTCCTGATCCGCGCCCCGCGCGACTGGATTTTCACCACATATCGGGAGCATGCGCTGCCGCTTCGGGTCCGCGAATACGTTCAACTGTCGAAAGCTTTGGGTTGCTCATTAAATGAGGCTGCGCTTGCGCTGAACATGACTCCGCGCACTTTCATGCGGCGCCTAGACGCGGAAGGCACATCATTTCAAAACATAAAAGACAGTCTGCGGCGTGATATAGCGATCCGCGATCTCAGTCTTGGAAACAAAAGCATCGAAGCCATTTCTCAGGATCTTGGTTTTGCCACGTCGGCAAATCTACACCGCGCCTTCAAACGCTGGACCGGTGCCACCCCAGGCGCCTACCGGAAATATCGGCGATCAAAGTCGTAAAAACGCTTGATAGGCCTTGCTAAGCAATCAACAAAATGCGCCAAAGAACTGCGCCCCCTGTCCAAAGAAAACATAAGGGGCTTTTTCTGCAATCGCACTAGTTTGTTCGTAGACTCCGATAACATCAGAAAGCCATACGCATGAAAGCGCTTCGTCAAATTCTGGTATCGCTCGCGGTAATTGCTGCAGGCCTTTACGTATGGATCACTTATGTACCTGCTGCGCGCCCCTTGCTGGAACGCGTCGGTATTCTTGACCTTTTGGATATTGAGGCCCCTGCGGAGCAGGCTGCATCGCAGGGTGGTGGCCGATCGCGTGGCGGTGCGACGCCCGTGATTGCGGTCACTGTGGGCGAGATGGTGCGAGAGGATCGCATCACGGCGATTGGCGACGGGCGTGCGCGACGATCGGTTACTGTTCGTTCCAATGCAGTCGGTGTCATCACAGCGCTCAACCTCGCTGCAGGTGGCTACGTGGAGGAAGGAACGCTTATCGTCAAACTTCAGGACGAAGCGGAAAGCATCGCGCTTGAGCAGGCCCGCATCCAGCTGGAGGATGCCCGCACAGAGGAAGCGCGCATCAAACGCTTGCAGGCCAGCGGCGCTACGACAGAAGTTCGCCTCAAAGAAACCGAACTGCTGCTGCGCAACGCGGAACTGTCCGTGCGCCAAGCAGAATTCGACCTTTCCCAGCGCAAGTTTACAGCCCCTATTTCCGGCTGGGTCGGCATCATCAATCTGGAAGAGGGCGACCGCGTCAGTGCGCAGGACCAACTGGTTACGATCACGGACCGTTCTGAGATCCTGATCGACTTTCGCGTGCCGGAACGGGCGGTACGCAACATCAAGGTTGGCCAGTCTATTCAGGTGATGCCCTTGGGGTTCGACGACAAAGTGCTGACAGGTGAAATCAGCGCGATTGATACCGTGGTTGATCGGGCAAGCAGAACATTGCTGGTTCAAGGGCGCGTTGCCAATGAGGAGGATCTGCTTCGCGCTGGCATGGCCTTTTCCGTCAATCTTACTTTCCCGGGAAATACGCTTTTGTCCATCGCCCCACTGGCAGTGCAATGGTCCAGCGACGGACCGTATGTGTGGGCTGTCCGCGACGGCAAGGCCAGCCAGGTTGTCGTCAAAATCGTCCAGCGCAACAGCGATCAGGTCCTTGTGTCCTCTGACGGCCTGGCCGCAGATGACCTTGTCATTACCGAAGGGGTCCAGACCTTGCGCGAAGGGTCCGAGGTGAGTGTTGTCGAACAGGAAGTGTCCGCCGCCGCCACCGGATCGGAAAAACTGTGAGCGCGCCGACGTCACCCGGAACCGCACTGTTTGTGCGGCGGCCCATTCTGGCTTTCGTGCTGAATGCGCTGATCGTACTCGCAGGCATCGCGGCGCTTTTCGGTGCCGAAATTCGTGAACTGCCGAACGTGGACCGTCCGGTGGTGACCATCACAACCCCGTTTGCAGGCGCATCGCCTGAATCGGTGGATCAAGAGCTGACAGGCAGGATTGAAGGTGCCGTCGGGCGTGTGTCAGGTGTGCGCAGCATCTCTTCCAACTCCCGGTTCGGGCGCAGCCGCGTAACGGTAGAATTCAACGACAACGTCGACATAGACGTGGCGGCAACGGATGTGCGCGACGCGGTTGCGCGGATCGTCAACCAACTGCCCGAAGATGCGGATCAGCCCGAGATCGTGAAAGCCGATGCCAATGCCCAACCGGTGATGCGCATTGCGGTCACATCGCCCAGCCGCTCTCCTCAGGAATTAACTGCGATTGTGCAGGACCGCGTAGAAGACCGCCTGATTTCCGTGGAAGGCGTGGCTGACCTGCAAGTATACGGCGACCGCGAGCCCATTTTCCGCGTTGATATAGACCAGCTTGGCCTTGCAAGCCGTGGCCTGTCGCTGGGCGATATGCAGCGCGTATTGTCAGGGGTTGCGTTCGACTCTCCCGCCGGTGATCTGGCAGG is drawn from Sulfitobacter sp. S223 and contains these coding sequences:
- a CDS encoding AraC family transcriptional regulator; its protein translation is MKHRLVSSPHDTVLPTVSRAFLDDWLSVLHHKCTPDQLIRFLDKTSLADVSHPLARVTHDQIVRLYQLVAIETGDEMMGLWSRPIRSGALKHLCATVRDASSLSAALFRFTTFWNLLLDDYTLVLEDSGDTLKISLIPRASAPAQRFGHMLLLKLVHGIGSWLTGRELPVISVDFAFARPDFAEDYAILFPAPVRFGVAHSAIAFDIGLADLPVARSNDEMQEFLIRAPRDWIFTTYREHALPLRVREYVQLSKALGCSLNEAALALNMTPRTFMRRLDAEGTSFQNIKDSLRRDIAIRDLSLGNKSIEAISQDLGFATSANLHRAFKRWTGATPGAYRKYRRSKS
- a CDS encoding indolepyruvate ferredoxin oxidoreductase family protein; the encoded protein is MTDESHHFKTYELSDRYTLEKGRVFLTGTQALVRIMLDQARRDSSAGLNTAGFISGYRGSPLGGLDLELWRARPEVAKHNITFMPAVNEDLGATAVLGAQQAVLDPDTEVEGVFSMWYGKGPGVDRSGDALRHGNAYGSAPKGGVLVVAGDDHGCVSSSMPHQSDVAFMTWFMPTLNPADVSEYLAFGEYGIALSRFSGTWVGFKAISETVESGRSVDLSPDRTFSLPHIDVPLGGLHIRSSDLPSPEIETRIEYKLDAVEAFVEANPIDRRIYDIDDAAFGIVTTGKGHLDLMEALRLLGLDEAACRRLGIDVYKVGMVWPLARRDALAFVRGKREVLVIEEKRGIIESQLKEYFYDWPGDKPHTMVGKHRSAGDPLLPWTGELSPLKLVPILAERLNAFFPEEDLAEKARMLTEKPPVLLNVPGATRTPYFCSGCPHNTSTKVPEGSKAASGIGCHVMASWMDRDTAGYAQMGGEGVPNVAVSKFNGGKHIFQNLGEGTWYHSGSLAIRQAVAAKSNITYKILYNDAVAMTGGQPVDGPVSVTGIAQSCRSEGVERIALVSDDIDKFQRADFPARTSFHPREELDAVQRELRDVPGVTVLIYEQTCATEKRRRRKRGKIEDPKRFAFINPAVCEGCGDCSVESNCLSIEPLETEFGRKRQVNLSTCNKDFSCLNGFCPSFVTVEGAVRRKKTGTKVDLPALLAAVPTPQLPPLDTPFDLLVTGVGGTGVVTVGALITMAAHLEGKGSSVLDFTGFAQKFGTVLSYVRIGASPDAINQVRVDAGSADAVIGCDAVVSSAPRASAHYRKGAPVVLNTAEMPTGDLVLHRDARLNIDQREAAIRRIVGDDYVWGLNANALAEELLGDSVFANIILLGYAWQKGLVPVSEAAMKQAITLNGVAIESNARAFDFGRILSTNPQALLPQSAPAPTPTLRSLRARHLEFLTEYQDAEYAKRYETTITRFHDALPAAHADDLSLIAAKSLFKLMAVKDEFEVARLHAQPEFMAKLAEEFEPGFKINYHMAPPLMSRRKDARGRPVKRSFGPWLTPALRGLARLKFLRGTMFDAFGYMDERKEETALIVWFEDVLSALPRLVTTQTVEDVGTILKTPLEFRGYGPVKEDAVRKYKPVADDLLASLEKADESTT
- a CDS encoding crotonase/enoyl-CoA hydratase family protein; protein product: MTPRIDPSRYTNLDIVAHDDGVWVVTLNRPSKRNALNAETIEELVEFFSVAPRAGVRAIVLAGAGDHFCAGLDLVEHHQEDRSPADFMHLCLRWHEAFNKMEYGGVPVIAALHGAVVGGGLELASSAHVRVMDQTAYFALPEGQRGLFTGGGATIRVTDLVGKARMIDMMLTGRVYQGQEAVDLGLAQYIVEGSSLDAAMDLARKAAQNLPLSNFAICSAVSHMQNMSAMDAAYAEAVVAGVVNTQPDARERLAAFADKSAARVRPNG
- a CDS encoding efflux RND transporter periplasmic adaptor subunit; amino-acid sequence: MKALRQILVSLAVIAAGLYVWITYVPAARPLLERVGILDLLDIEAPAEQAASQGGGRSRGGATPVIAVTVGEMVREDRITAIGDGRARRSVTVRSNAVGVITALNLAAGGYVEEGTLIVKLQDEAESIALEQARIQLEDARTEEARIKRLQASGATTEVRLKETELLLRNAELSVRQAEFDLSQRKFTAPISGWVGIINLEEGDRVSAQDQLVTITDRSEILIDFRVPERAVRNIKVGQSIQVMPLGFDDKVLTGEISAIDTVVDRASRTLLVQGRVANEEDLLRAGMAFSVNLTFPGNTLLSIAPLAVQWSSDGPYVWAVRDGKASQVVVKIVQRNSDQVLVSSDGLAADDLVITEGVQTLREGSEVSVVEQEVSAAATGSEKL